A genome region from Gigantopelta aegis isolate Gae_Host chromosome 3, Gae_host_genome, whole genome shotgun sequence includes the following:
- the LOC121367699 gene encoding amyloid protein-binding protein 2-like, which translates to MASACTLQWVPDSLYNTAVSAIVASYPRGRRDLKVLPENVQFDIYYRLYSKGRLCQLGMEFSDLDTFAKVLKVNDKRHLLHHCFQALMDHGLRASGILADSFAVRLSETITKDQFTKIRYLQLGFNLGGFLSDAGWFVDSERVYNACLELCHSEVDTGSLCRALECRIRLLHVQNANCKCKEADQTCKEAFRLTEVLAENGISVCKATLYTECCALRFAESQYDEAYKYCSMALHEIQPSLPHKALVDVLRQCSKACVVKRQFQKADLLIKHAVAFAKEHFGSHHPKYSDVLMDYGFYLLNIDSIAASVFVYQIALDIRQSVFGGNNLYVAIANEDLAYASYVEQYSSGKFKKAQDHAERAIEILGHILPPDHLLLSSSKRVKALILEEIAIDSHDKEMEERLLQEAQDLHLQSLELAKKAFGENNVQTAKHYGNLGRLYQSMQRYKEAEEMHLKAIEIKERLLGPDDYEVALSVGHLASLYNYDMKKYHEAEQLYLRSIDIGQKLFGEGYSGLEYDYRGLLRLYINLEKQDMATHYSNILHEWNQIRNSHNAEDVKPLEFDTSVSMIDIIERHF; encoded by the exons ATGGCGTCTGCCTGTACTTTGCAGTGGGTACCCGATTCGTTGTATAATACGGCAGTTTCAGCAATTGTGGCCTCTTATCCAAGGGGTAGAAGGGACCTAAAGGTTTTACCGGAAAATGTGCAGTTTGATATTTACTACAGA CTTTACAGTAAAGGTCGACTTTGTCAGCTTGGAATGGAGTTTAGTGACCTTGACACGTTTGCTAAAGTATTAAAAGTGAATGATAAAAG ACACTTGCTTCACCACTGCTTTCAAGCTCTGATGGACCATGGTTTACGTGCCTCTGGGATTCTCGCCGACAGTTTCGCTGTGAGGCTCAGTGAAACCATCACCAAAGATCAGTTCACCAAGATAAGATACCTTCAGCTTGGATTTAATCTTG GTGGGTTTCTGAGTGATGCTGGATGGTTCGTGGACAGTGAACGAGTATATAATGCCTGTTTGGAGTTATGCCACTCAGAGGTGGACACGGGCAGTTTGTGTAGAGCACTGGAGTGCCGTATCAG GTTATTGCATGTTCAGAATGCGAACTGTAAATGCAAGGAGGCTGACCAGACATGTAAAGAAGCGTTCAGACTGACCGAGGTCCTGGCTGAAAATGGAATTAGTGTCTGTAAGGCTACGCTGTATACAGAGTGCTGTGCCCTTCGCTTTGCTGAAAGTCAGTATGATGAG GCTTACAAATATTGTTCAATGGCCTTACATGAAATTCAGCCATCTCTACCTCACAAG GCACTGGTTGATGTTCTTCGCCAGTGTTCAAAAGCCTGCGTTGTAAAGCGACAGTTTCAGAAGGCAGACCTACTTATCAAGCATGCTGTAGCATTTGCAAA AGAACATTTTGGAAGTCACCATCCTAAATATTCAGATGTTTTAATGGATTATGGCTTTTACCTCTTAAATATTGATTCCATTGCTGCTTCTGTCTTTGTCTACCAG ATTGCTCTTGATATTCGGCAGTCCGTGTTTGGAGGAAATAATCTTTACGTGGCAATAGCAAATGAAGACTTAGCTTATGCATCTTACGTGGAACAGTATAGCTCAGGAAAGTTTAAGAAAGCACA agATCATGCTGAAAGAGCAATTGAAATTCTTGGGCACATTCTCCCTCCTGATCATTTGTTACTGTCATCGTCAAAAAGAGTGAAAG CCCTAATATTAGAAGAAATAGCTATAGACAGTCATGATAAAGAGATGGAAGAGAGACTACTGCAGGAAGCTCAGGATCTGCACCTACAGTCACTGGAGCTGGCCAAGAAGGCGTTCGGTGAAAATAACGTGCAAACTGCAAAGCATTATGGGAATCTCGGACGGCTGTATCAGTCCATGCAGAGATACAAA GAGGCAGAAGAAATGCACCTGAAGGCAATCGAGATAAAAGAGAGGTTACTGGGTCCCGATGACTACGAAGTGGCACTCTCGGTCGGTCACCTGGCATCGTTGTATAACTACGACATGAAAAAATATCACGAAGCAGAACAGCTATATTTAAGATCCATAGATATTG GTCAGAAGTTGTTTGGCGAGGGATACAGTGGTTTGGAGTATGACTATCGCGGACTGCTGCGGCTTTACATCAACCTGGAGAAGCAGGACATGGCCACTCACTACAGCAACATCCTGCACGAGTGGAATCAGATCCGGAACAGTCACAACGCTGAGGACGTTAAACCACTCGAGTTTGACACCAGTGTGTCCATGATCGATATTATCGAAAGACATTTTTGA